A genomic region of Parambassis ranga chromosome 7, fParRan2.1, whole genome shotgun sequence contains the following coding sequences:
- the LOC114438200 gene encoding solute carrier family 26 member 6-like — protein sequence MEERGLVSGEYFVKREILDDLRLDEVAQKELWSIKPTMGERVKASLRCSVARLKHIIVSWIPILSWLPQYAFKENAIGDLISGCSVGIMHLPQGMAYALLASLPPVFGLYSSLYPVLVYVIFGTSRHISLGTFAVVSIMAGTVTEKLAPDSLFYVNGTNGSEIVDTDAQTAYRVQIASALAVLVGIFQILLGVVRFGFVVTYLSEPLVRGYTTASACHVCVSQLKYLFGVSPDRFSGPFSFIYTLVDICSLLPQTKVPELVVSLLSLTVLIVVKEINSCYSKKLPLPIPIELMVIIAATMITHFAGLTTTYNIDVVGEIPCGLNAPSVPDFSLFSKIIGDAFAIAIVSYAINISLGKTFALKHGYMVDNNQELVSLGLSNGIGGFFQCYPVTSSLSRSLVQESTGGKTQVAGLISSIIVLITVLKIGSLFEDLPKAVLSTIVFVNLKGMFMQFTDIPLLWKTSKVDLLVWMVTFISTILLNLDLGLAVSIVFSMLMFIFRTQLPRYSILGNLPGTDLYLDTDTYREAKEIPGIKIFRSSTTIYYTNAEMYMEALQEKSGIEIGKLLKAKKKQQAKEKHKQEKEKKKAKKEAKKQAKTLSSTSNGTASEKQNVFSLTLGATATRKGQLNFAYQPDTAMSDSDSDPGCCDYNSITHHGDDGKGSSTHSIILDISTTSFVDTVTVKTLTNIFRDFGEVGLDIYFAGCQACVMEQLETAGFFSEAISKSWMFVTVHDAVLHILNKRGTTDLMLDLACITQM from the exons ATGGAGGAGAGGGGTCTTGTGTCCGGGGAGTATTTTGTAAAGAGAGAGATCTTGGATGACTTGCGTCTGGATGAAGTGGCACAGAAAGAGCTGTGGTCCATTAAACCCACCATGGGTGAACGGGTGAAAGCATCCCTGAG GTGTTCTGTGGCCAGGCTGAAGCACATAATTGTCAGTTGGATACCCATCCTGAGCTGGTTGCCTCAGTATGCATTCAAAGAAAATGCCATAGGAGACCTGATATCTGGCTGCAGTGTTGGCATCATGCACCTGCCACAGG gCATGGCGTATGCTCTTCTGGCTTCCTTACCCCCTGTGTTTGGACTTTACAGCTCCCTCTATCCGGTGTTGGTTTACGTCATATTTGGTACTTCCAGACACATTTCTTTGG GTACATTTGCCGTGGTCAGCATTATGGCTGGGACTGTCACAGAAAAACTGGCACCAGACAGTCTCTTTTATGTAAATGGCACAAACGGGTCAGAAATTGTGGACACTGATGCACAGACTGCATACAGAGTGCAGATAGCCAGCGCCCTAGCAGTGCTAGTAGGAATCTTTCAG ATCCTGTTGGGGGTAGTGAGGTTTGGATTTGTGGTCACCTACCTGTCCGAGCCTCTGGTTCGTGGCTACACTACAGCATCAGCatgtcacgtgtgtgtgtcccagctCAAGTACCTGTTTGGAGTCTCACCGGATCGTTTCTCAGGACCTTTCTCCTTCATTTAT ACTCTGGTGGACATTTGCAGCCTGCTGCCTCAGACTAAAGTGCCAGAGCTGGTGGTCAGCctgctgtctctcactgttctcATTGTGGTCAAAGAAATTAATTCCTGCTACAGCAAAAAGCTGCCTCTGCCCATCCCTATAGAACTCATGGTT ATAATAGCAGCAACAATGATTACACACTTTGCTGGACTGACTACTACATATAACATCGATGTGGTTGGAGAAATCCCCTGTGg GCTCAATGCTCCGTCTGTTCCAGATTTTTCCCTATTCTCAAAGATTATAGGCGATGCTTTTGCTATCGCCATTGTGAGCTATGCCATCAACATTTCTTTGGGCAAAACGTTTGCCCTCAAACATGGCTACATGGTGGACAACAACCAG GAACTGGTGTCCCTGGGCCTTAGCAACGGTATTGGTGGATTTTTTCAGTGTTACCCTGTTACTTCTTCCTTGTCTCGCAGTCTTGTCCAGGAGAGCACAGGAGGCAAGacacaa gTTGCAGGGCTAATTTCCTCCATCATTGTGCTGATCACAGTTTTGAAAATAGGTTCTCTCTTTGAAGATCTCCCAAAG GCTGTCTTATCAACAATTGTGTTTGTGAATTTGAAAGGAATGTTCATGCAGTTCACAGACATACCTTTGCTGTGGAAGACCAGCAAGGTGGATTTG CTGGTGTGGATGGTAACATTCATAAGCACCATACTGCTCAACCTGGACCTGGGTCTGGCTGTCTCCATTGTCTTTTCCATGCTCATGTTCATCTTCAGAACACAACT ACCCCGCTACTCTATCCTGGGTAATCTACCAGGCACTGACCTGTATCTGGACACAGACACCTACAGGGAG GCTAAAGAGATCCCAGGTATTAAAATATTCCGCTCTTCTACAACAATCTACTACACAAATGCTGAGATGTACATGGAGGCCTTGCAAGAAaag AGTGGAATTGAAATCGGGAAGCTGCTAAAAGCAAAGAAGAAGCAACAAGCAAAGGAGAAGCATaaacaagagaaagagaaaaagaaagccaAGAAGGAAGCGAAGAAACAA GCAAAAACTCTCAGCAGTACGTCTAACGGCACAGCCTCAGAGAAACAGAATGTCTTTTCCTTAACCTTGGGAGCAACAGCTACAAGGAAAGGCCAACTAAACTTTGCTTACCAGCCTGACACAGCCATGTCTGATTCAGATTCAGACCCAGGTTGTTGCGATTATAACAGCATCACGCACCATGGTGATGATGGGAAAGGATCAAGCACGCACAGCATCATCTTAGACATTTCCACAACCAGCTTCGTAGACACAGTGACTGTGAAGACACTGacaaat ATTTTCAGAGACTTTGGAGAGGTTGGTTTGGACATCTATTTCGCAGGGTGCCAAG CCTGTGTCATGGAACAGCTGGAAACGGCAGGTTTTTTCTCAGAGGCCATCTCAAAGAGCTGGATGTTTGTCACAGTTCACGACGCAGTGCTTCATATTCTCAACAAACGGGGAACCACAGACTTAATGCTT GACCTCGCCTGCATCACCCAAATGTGA
- the LOC114438202 gene encoding kelch repeat and BTB domain-containing protein 12-like produces MEAAVLHSAQAEHGSLLLRQLEKMRVAEELTDVVLLAEGIPFPCHKVVLSAFSPYFQAMFTCGLKETRGGEVPLRDTPAQSLQLLLDYMYSAELPLSNSNIQGVASTAFLLHVDGAFKLCQCHMEAHMDPSNCVGLYHWARDLGATGLADCALRYLCQHFAQVCKEEEILELDAERLGDLLGSDDLNISQEEVVLKLVLHWVERRRGDSQSEAQAVELLRRVRLELVDPGFLRKARRRNPVLLRDAECFGMIDAALQTSGLCETSAPPRPALRYGMETTDLLLCLGGVNKEGVPARRGGHADLSFCFAPYGRKIYYIPSPLRGCEGNGQITAGAVTQDNSIVVSVEAEDQHRMKRIDFYRYDSKENSWEQLCSAPYRDMYALGLVGDAIYLIGGQMKVRNHYVITDNVERWSLKRGGSWLSFAPLPFPLACHSVVSLKEHLYVLGGWTPQDQPDDEPDKLSNRVFQFDPGKDMWTECARMKNSRYRCGTAVLNGEIYILGGIGCDGEDRGQSRRCLSSVEIYNPETDTWRVGPTLPTSLLSLRTNASNMGVVEEKLYLCGYYKGAGRHEIITKEILELDPADNVWTVVERRAAMHDSYDVCLVANLNPRDLITP; encoded by the exons ATGGAGGCTGCGGTGCTGCACTCTGCACAGGCCGAGCATGGCTCTCTTCTGCTCAGGCAGTTGGAGAAGATGAGAGTGGCTGAGGAGCTCACTGATGTGGTCCTGCTGGCAGAAGGCATTCCCTTTCCTTGTCACAAGGTGGTGCTGTCTGCCTTCAGCCCATACTTCCAG GCAATGTTTACATGTGGTCTGAAGGAGACCCGTGGGGGAGAGGTGCCTCTCAGAGACACTCCTGCCCAGAGCCTGCAGTTGCTACTGGACTACATGTACAGTGCTGAACTTCCTCTTTCCAACAGCAACATCCAAGGAGTAGCTTCTACAGCCTTCCTGCTGCATGTAGATGGAGCCTTCAA ATTGTGTCAGTGCCACATGGAGGCCCACATGGACCCATCCAACTGTGTCGGTCTGTACCACTGGGCCAGAGACCTCGGAGCGACaggtctggctgactgtgcctTGAGATACCTTTGCCAACACTTTGCACAG GTTTGTAAAGAGGAAGAAATCCTGGAGCTGGATGCCGAAAGACTTGGGGACCTGCTGGGTTCAGATGACCTCAACATATCGCAGGAGGAGGTCGTGTTGAAGTTGGTGCTGCATTGGGTGGAGAGGCGCAGGGGCGACTCACAAAGTGAAGCCCAGGCTGTGGAGTTACTCAGGCGTGTGCGGCTGGAGCTTGTGGACCCTGGATTTCTCAGAAAAGCGAGGAGGAGAAACCCG GTGCTGCTACGGGACGCTGAGTGCTTTGGGATGATTGATGCAGCTCTTCAGACCTCAGGGCTCTGTGAGACATCAGCTCCACCTCGCCCGGCTCTCCGCTATGGCATGGAGACCACTGACTTGCTGCTCTGTTTGGGTGGAGTGAATAAAGAAGGAGTGCCTGCCCGACGTGGAGGACATGCTGACCTCAGTTTCTGCTTTGCCCCCTATGGTAGAAAGATTTACTACATACCTTCGCCACTTAGGGGTTGTGAAGGTAATGGGCAGATCACTGCAGGAGCAGTGACCCAAGACAACAGCATAGTTGTGTCCGTGGAGGCAGAAGACCAacacaggatgaagaggatTGATTTCTACAG GTATGATTCAAAGGAGAACAGCTGGGAGCAGCTGTGCTCAGCCCCGTACAGGGACATGTATGCTTTAGGGCTGGTAGGTGATGCCATCTATTTGATAGGTGGCCAGATGAAAGTGCGTAATCACTACGTCATCACGGACAATGTGGAGAGATGGTCACTGAAGAGAGGAGGCAGCTGGTTGAGCTTCGCCCCTCTGCCCTTTCCTTTAGCCTGCCACAGTGTTGTGAGCCTGAAGGAGCATCTCTATGTGTTGGGCGGCTGGACACCACAG GATCAGCCCGACGATGAGCCTGACAAGCTGAGTAACCgtgtgtttcagtttgaccCTGGCAAAGACATGTGGACAGAGTGTGCCAGGATGAAAAACTCCAGATACCGATGTGGCACAGCAGTACTCAACGGAGAAATCTACATACTAG gTGGTATAGGGTGTGATGGAGAAGATCGTGGACAATCACGGCGGTGTCTGAGCTCAGTGGAGATCTACAACCCGGAAACAGACACCTGGAGGGTGGGACCAACTCTCCCCACATCCCTGCTCTCCCTCCGAACGAATGCGTCCAACATGGGCGTAGTGGAGGAAAAGCTTTACCTCTGTGGATATTACAAGGGAGCTG GCCGTCATGAGATCATCACCAAGGAGATTTTGGAATTGGACCCAGCGGACAATGTGTGGACAGTTGTGGAGAGAAGAGCAGCAATGCACGACAGCTATGATGTCTGTCTGGTGGCTAATCTCAATCCTCGAGACCTCATAACGCCATGA
- the LOC114438204 gene encoding anti-Muellerian hormone type-2 receptor-like: MQQKFKHCQHCVFVSAGCMFLCISSQSVLQKKRQCVFQVKPQAYRYTTAGNVSGSVQTCENTHCCVGYFVMIEGQLSVDTLACDVVEKSCPDATCKAKLRLLHNNSSTVKCVCNTDFCNNNITWTPESEQPPRTYSYSEGNSALVVTVVVILFIIFFVIVAARWIIPFRKKKENLQSSCAEHGVLPACSCYTTKSSEIDMSHIELQQVLGQGHFATVFQGRYKGSAVAVKVLPAGWKHKFNTEKEVYELPLMKHAGIVHFLGSGRRPDDSSWFIVLQFAEYGSLHSFLCKHTISWMLSLKMCQTLSQGLSYLHSDLLSSDAHKPPVAHRDLSSFNVLVRADGTCALCDFGCSTILRSCSGHRCWQSDTTNMELGTLNYMSPEILEGSVNLRSSCFLMQGDVYALSLLLWEIWMRCSDLSEGGIAPQHLLPYEVELGANPTLERLILFVSHMDKRPSIPEYWELLPQGSALKEILTDCWDCDPDARLRAQCVVDRLGSFQSSFSQ, translated from the exons ATGCAGCAAAAATTCAAACATTGTCagcattgtgtgtttgtctctgcagggtGCATGTTTTTATGCATCTCTAGCCAGTCTGTACTTCAGAAGAAAAGACAGTGTGTTTTCCAGGTGAAACCACAGGCCTACAGATACACCACTGCTGGCAATGTGAGTGGGTCGGTGCAAACCTGTGAGAACACCCACTGCTGTGTGGGCTATTTTGTAATGATAGAAGGGCAGCTAAGCGTTGACACTCTGG CTTGTGATGTGGTTGAAAAGTCTTGCCCGGATGCAACCTGCAAGGCGAAACTGCGTCTACTTCACAATAACAGCAGCAcagttaagtgtgtgtgcaacacAGACTTCTGCAATAACAACATTACTTGGACCCCAGAATCAGAACAGCCTCCACGCACCTACTCCTATTCAGAAGGTaa ctcagcTTTAGTTGTCACTGTGGTTGTGATTTTGTTCATCATCTTCTTTGTGATTGTTGCTGCCAGATGGATAATCCCATTCAGAAAGAAAA AGGAGAATCTTCAGTCTTCTTGTGCTGAACATGGAGTCCTGCCAGCATGCTCCTGTTATACAACAAAATCCTCTGAGATTGACATGTCTCATATTGAACTACAGCAG GTTTTAGGTCAAGGTCATTTTGCAACTGTTTTTCAAGGGAGATACAAAGGATCAGCTGTGGCTGTAAAAGTTTTACCTGCAGGCTGGAAACATAAAtttaacacagagaaagaggtcTATGAGCTGCCACTGATGAAGCATGCTGGGATTGTCCACTTCCTGGGCAGTGGGAGGAGACCAGATGATAGCAGCTGGTTCATTGTGCTGCAGTTTGCTGAATAT GGATCCCTCCACTCCTTTCTGTGTAAACACACCATCAGCTGGATGCTGTCACTGAAGATGTGCCAGACTTTATCACAAGGACTTTCCTATCTCCACTCTGACCTTCTCAGCAGTG ATGCGCATAAACCTCCTGTGGCCCACAGAGATCTTAGCAGCTTCAATGTGCTAGTGAGAGCAGATGGTACCTGTGCTCTGTGTGATTTTGGATGCTCCACCATCCTGCGCTCTTGTTCGGGTCATCGCTGCTGGCAGAGTGACACCACAAACATGGAG CTGGGCACACTGAACTACATGTCCCCTGAGATCCTGGAAGGCTCTGTGAACCtgagaagcagctgttttctCATGCAGGGGGACGTCTATGCTTTAAGCCTGCTGCTGTGGGAGATATGGATGCGCTGCTCTGATTTATCTGAAG GTGGTATTGCGCCACAACATCTGTTGCCTTATGAAGTGGAGCTGGGAGCCAACCCGACACTGGAGAGACTcatcctgtttgtgtctcacaTGGACAAGAGACCCTCCATACCAGAATACTGGGAGCTGCTACCACAG GGATCTGCACTGAAGGAGATCCTGACAGACTGTTGGGATTGTGATCCGGATGCCCGTCTGAGAGCTCAGTGTGTTGTGGACAGATTGGGCTCATTTCAGTCTTCTTTCTCCCAGTGA